The Balearica regulorum gibbericeps isolate bBalReg1 chromosome 30, bBalReg1.pri, whole genome shotgun sequence genome includes a window with the following:
- the KHSRP gene encoding far upstream element-binding protein 2 isoform X6 yields MSEYSPAGPPPAPGPPGGAPASASAGGPPPPGGAGAGGAAGGGPGPGGAGGGPPGGIRKDAFADAVQRARQVRGQAGGEAPGGAGVPLPPPRRRGPSPAVPGPSPTLPIAAKIGGDAATTVNNNTPDFSFGGQKRQLEDGDQPESKKLAAQGDSALPTQLGPIHPPPRSTVTEEYRVPDGMVGLIIGRGGEQINKIQQDSGCKVQISPDSGGLPERSVSLTGSPEAVQKAKLMLDDIVSRGRGGPPGQFHDNANGQNGTVQEIMIPAGKAGLVIGKGGETIKQLQLTLPPQERAGVKMILIQDGSQNTNVDKPLRIIGDPYKVQQACEMVMDILRERDQGGFGDRNEYGSRIGGGIDVPVPRHSVGVVIGRSGEMIKKIQNDAGVRIQFKQDDGTGPEKIAHIMGPPERCEHAARIINDLLQSLRSGPPGPPGPGMPPGGRGRGRGQGSWGPPGGEMTFSIPTHKCGLVIGRAPRCPLCPPSRRRGERQSHQPADGGVRGDLPPAAPQRGPQLQTLHHPRLPPADRPRQAAHRGEDRGSALPRGAGAGAGGATRTRRPHGPLQPGALQPGSARSPPAPRRPPPPPVPPPGLGQHLPPVAAAGPPRPQQSGGGGRPQRRLGRLLLALLPAAAGARAGAAPRPHRPPRPGGAPPAPPHRPVRLHQGLGGVL; encoded by the exons atgtCGGAGTACAGCCCCGCcgggccgccgcccgccccagGGCCGCCCGGGGGGGCCCCCGCTTCCGCCTCCGCCGGGGGGCCTCCGCCTCCGGGTGGTGCGGGAGCGGGGGGAGCAGcgggcggcgggccgggcccgggcggtgcgggggggggCCCGCCCGGCGGCATCCGCAAGGACGCCTTCGCCGACGCCGTGCAGCGGGCCCGGCAGGTGAGGGGCCAGGCGGGGGGGGAGGCACCGGGAGGCGCCGGGGTCCCCCTGCCCCCGCCGCGGCGCCGCGGCCCCTCCCCCGCCGTGCCGGGcccctcccccaccctcccg ATAGCGGCGAAAATCGGGGGGGACGCGGCGACGACGGTGAACAACAACACCCCCGACTTCAGCTTCGGGGGGCAGAAGCGGCAGCTGGAGGATGGCG accAGCCAGAGAGCAAGAAGTTGGCGGCGCAGGGGGACT CAGCGCTCCCGACCCAGCTGGGACCCATCCACCCCCCGCCCAG GTCGACGGTGACGGAGGAGTACCGTGTCCCTGACGGCATGGTGGGACTCA TCATCGGCCGCGGGGGGGAGCAGATCAACAAGATCCAGCAGGACTCGGGCTGCAAAGTACAGATCTCCCCAG aCAGCGGCGGGTTGCCGGAGCGCAGCGTCTCCCTGACGGGATCCCCCGAGGCCGTGCA gaagGCGAAGCTGATGCTGGACGACATCGTGtcgcgggggcggggggggccccCCGGGCAGTTCCACGATAACGCCAACGGCCAGAACGGGACAGTGCAGGAGATCATGATCCCCGCCGGGAAGGCCGGCCTCGTCATCGGCAAGGGCGGCGAGACCATCAAACAGCTCCAG ctcacccTCCCGCCGCAGGAGCGAGCCGGGGTGAAGATGATCCTGATCCAAGACGGTTCCCAAAACACCAACGTCGACAAACCCCTGCGGATAATCGGGGATCCCTACAAAGTCCAG CAAGCCTGCGAGATGGTGATGGACATCCTGCGCGAGCGCGACCAGGGCGGCTTCGGCGACCGCAACGAATACGGTTCCCGCATCGGCGGCGGCATCGAC GTGCCGGTTCCCCGGCACTCGGTCGGCGTCGTCATCGGCCGCAGCGGggagatgattaaaaaaatccagaacgACGCGGGGGTGCGGATACAGTTCAAACAAG acgACGGGACGGGCCCCGAGAAGATCGCCCACATCATGGGCCCCCCCGAACGTTGCGAACACGCCGCTCGCATCATCAACGATCTCCTTCAGAGCCTGCGG AGCggccccccgggacccccggggccggggatgcccccgggggggcgggggcgcgggAGGGGCCAGGGAAGTTGGGGCCCCCCCGGGGGCGAGATGACCTTCTCCATCCCCACCCACAAGTGCGGGCTGGTCATCGGCAGAG ccccccgctgccccctgtgccccccctcCCGCAGGCGGGGAGAACGTCAAAGCCATCAACCAGCAGACGGGGGCGTTCGTGGAGATCTCCCGCCAGCTGCCCCCCAACGGGGACCCCAACTTCAAACTCTTCATCATCCGCGGCTCCCCCCAGCAGATCGACCACGCCAAGCAGCTCATCGAGGAGAAGATCGag GGTCCGCTCTGCCccgtggggccggggccggggccgggggggccacCAGGACCCGCCGGCCCCATGGGCCCCTTCAACCCGGGGCCCTTCAACCAGGGTCCGCCCGGAGCCCCCCCGCA ccccggcggcccccccccccaccagtaccccccccagggctggggcaaCACCTACCCCCAGTGGCAGCCGCCGGCCCCCCACGACCCCA GCaaagcggcggcggcggccgacCCCAACGCCGCCTGGGCCGCCTACTACTCGCACTACTACCAGCAGCCGCCGGGGCCCGtgccggggcagccccccgcccccaccgccccccccgtCCAGGgggagcccccccagcccccccccaccggCCAGTCCGACTACACCAAGGCCTGGGAGGAGTACTATAA